Proteins encoded together in one Crocosphaera subtropica ATCC 51142 window:
- a CDS encoding replication/maintenance protein RepL, translated as MDKTAATTEDRLQRFIQLVDERLNEEQKNKDRKKNKNFVQMYPKGFDRVIGILGEYPLAARIYMFLAKHIEPGTGAVVASQQLLADELDISIRSVQRGTKWLDENNIVLRIKLGAGTVYAYCLDPDEVWKSWNTSKKYAAFTTKTLARKEDNGDVKRRLMVMLKGKETEPET; from the coding sequence ATGGATAAGACCGCTGCAACAACAGAAGATCGTTTACAACGTTTCATACAATTAGTCGATGAACGGTTAAACGAAGAACAGAAAAATAAAGATAGAAAAAAAAACAAAAACTTTGTTCAAATGTATCCAAAAGGCTTTGATAGAGTTATAGGTATTCTTGGAGAATATCCATTAGCTGCCAGAATCTATATGTTTTTAGCCAAACACATTGAACCTGGTACGGGTGCTGTTGTTGCTTCTCAACAACTACTAGCTGATGAATTAGATATTAGTATTCGCTCAGTTCAAAGAGGAACCAAATGGCTTGATGAAAACAATATTGTCTTACGAATTAAGTTAGGAGCAGGAACAGTTTATGCTTACTGTTTAGATCCAGATGAAGTTTGGAAAAGCTGGAATACTAGCAAGAAATATGCAGCTTTTACTACTAAGACTTTAGCCCGCAAAGAAGACAACGGCGATGTTAAACGCCGTCTAAT